DNA sequence from the Methylomonas albis genome:
CTAGTAAAGCGTGTCGCGCATACTATCATACTATTTGCGAAACGCTATTTCAGCAGCTCCAAAATATCTTCCAACTCACCTATCATTTGATGGATAAGCTGCTTCGTACGCAAACTATCTTCTTTTGCACTACCACTCGCCAGATGGGAACGAGCACCACCTATGGTATAGCCTTGCTCGTATAACAAAGCTCGAATTTGTCGAATCAACAGCACATCGTGACGCTGATAATAGCGGCGATTACCGCGGCGCTTTACCGGACTAAGCTCCGTGAACTCCTGCTCCCAATAGCGC
Encoded proteins:
- a CDS encoding MerR family transcriptional regulator: MLEPSNNNELPVIPAKRYFTIGEVSDLCAVKPHVLRYWEQEFTELSPVKRRGNRRYYQRHDVLLIRQIRALLYEQGYTIGGARSHLASGSAKEDSLRTKQLIHQMIGELEDILELLK